ATTTGTTCGCTGCATCGGGATTTATCCCCTCGGGAGCGTAGTGGAGTTGCTCAGCGGCGAAACAGGCATCGTCCTCGCGATGAATCGTGCCCGCCGTCTTCGCCCCAGGGTGGCCTTGATGGAATTGAATAATCATGCACCCGGACCGGTTCAGGCGGCGCGGGACCTGGAGACCCTGCTCAAGGTCCCCGGCAAGGAATGCGAGATCGCGCGATTGGCGGACGAAAAACTGCATGAGCAGGTGCGTCCATTGGACTATCTACCCATCACCCCCTGACCCTCCGCGCTCCGGTCAACGGGCCCGGCGCCTGACGCCGGGTCGCAAAATGGGCTAAGCTGTTCTGCAAAATGATAACGGAACCGCATGGAACCGCTTAACTCTTCATCAATCGCCCGCTATGCCATCTGGCTTGTGCCTGACGAGGACAGCAGCGAACGATTTTCCGACATTCTGGAACGATTGCGTGCCGAGTACGGGGGACCGCCGTTCGCGCCCCACGTCACCCTGCTGGAAAGCATCATTGGTAAGGCGGAAACCGTTGGTGAGCGCATGGAATCCCTGGCCCGCGCCCTGCAGCCCATGCCGGTGCGCGCCGTACGCATGGTCATGGAACCTTACTATTTCCGTTCCTTCTACCTGAAGCTGGAGACCACTGACGCGCTGAGCCAGGCCCGGGACCAGGCAGCGCAGGAGTTCAGCGTGAAGCCGGAGACCGCGTTCCGTCCACACATCAGCCTGCTGTACGGTCTCGTTCCGCGCAAGACCAAGGTCGCCATCGGCCCGAAGATTCACCAGGACCTGCCGGTGGAATTCACCCTCACGCGACTGCAACTGGTGCGCCTGGCGCTGGCGGTGTCCGACTGGAAGACCGTGGTCGACCTTCCCCTGGGCGAAGCCTAGCCTGACGCCAATCGGTGAGCCTGGCGCGTGGTTTCGGGCAGGCGGTACTTCGGCGTGCAGGCCAATACAATTTCGATCGCCTGCTCCAGACCAACACGATGGCCAACTGACACGTACAGGGGTGCAACCCCTGTACGTGTGCGCAAGACCACTCCGATCTGTTCGTCGCCATCCATCAGGGGCACCCAGGCGCCCTTTTCCGGTGGCACCGGTTCATGGGTTCCGATCAGGCGTGACTTGGCCACACCGATGGTGGGCAGATTCGTAACAACCCCCAGGTGACAGGCCAGACCAAATCGGCGCGGATGGGCATAGCCCTGCCCGTCACAGAGGATGATGTCCGGTTTGCGCTTCAGCCGTGCGAGGGCAGCAAGAACCACCGGTACTTCCCGGAACGACAGATAGCCCGGGACATAGGGGAAACGCGTCTTGCGTCGAACGACGGCATGTTCAAGAAGCTCGAGTGAGGGAAAATCGAGCACCACAACCGCGGCACGGGCCACGGCACCGTTTTGCTCGAAGCCTACGTCGGCGCCGGCCACAGTCCGGATTCGCCGGCGACGGTGCTCCGTAATAACCCGATCGCGCAATTTTTCCTGCACGACCCTGGCCTCGGCCACGGATCGGGGCCATGCTTCCTGATCTTGAACCGGTTTCATGGACCGATGTGTACGACAACGCTGCGCTCACCGCCGGCGTGGCGATGTTCCCAGAGATACAGGCCCTGCCAGGTACCCAGCGCAAGTCGCCCGTCGACAACCGGAATCGCCACCGACGACCAAGCATGCCCAGGCGGTGCATGAACGTTATCCCAGCGACGCCACGGTGCTGGTGTATCTGGCACGGGCCCAGCAACGACTGGGCAATCATGATGCCGCAAGAGCCGCCTATATAAA
The DNA window shown above is from Acidiferrobacteraceae bacterium and carries:
- a CDS encoding 2'-5' RNA ligase family protein yields the protein MEPLNSSSIARYAIWLVPDEDSSERFSDILERLRAEYGGPPFAPHVTLLESIIGKAETVGERMESLARALQPMPVRAVRMVMEPYYFRSFYLKLETTDALSQARDQAAQEFSVKPETAFRPHISLLYGLVPRKTKVAIGPKIHQDLPVEFTLTRLQLVRLALAVSDWKTVVDLPLGEA
- a CDS encoding tetratricopeptide repeat protein, giving the protein MHERYPSDATVLVYLARAQQRLGNHDAARAAYIKVLQLLPDNFEASEFVK
- the nfi gene encoding deoxyribonuclease V (cleaves DNA at apurinic or apyrimidinic sites), whose translation is MAEARVVQEKLRDRVITEHRRRRIRTVAGADVGFEQNGAVARAAVVVLDFPSLELLEHAVVRRKTRFPYVPGYLSFREVPVVLAALARLKRKPDIILCDGQGYAHPRRFGLACHLGVVTNLPTIGVAKSRLIGTHEPVPPEKGAWVPLMDGDEQIGVVLRTRTGVAPLYVSVGHRVGLEQAIEIVLACTPKYRLPETTRQAHRLASG
- a CDS encoding YjbQ family protein encodes the protein MAIPVVDGRLALGTWQGLYLWEHRHAGGERSVVVHIGP